The following are encoded together in the Triticum dicoccoides isolate Atlit2015 ecotype Zavitan chromosome 6B, WEW_v2.0, whole genome shotgun sequence genome:
- the LOC119323508 gene encoding high mobility group B protein 4-like — translation MKGKADTSKKGEGRLKAAGGASKRKKDAAAAGKPKRPPSAFFVFMSEFRQQYNAENPNNKSVANVSKAAGEKWRAMSDKDKAPYVEKAEQKKKDYEKTKATFDNKESATSKKAKTQNDEEVKSEVEDEGSDEENEDDDE, via the exons ATGAAGGGCAAGGCCGACACCTCCAAGAAGGGCGAGGGCAG GCTCAAGGCCGCCGGCGGCGCCAGCAAGAGGAAGAAGGACGCCGCTGCCGCTGGCAAGCCCAAGCGCCCGCCCTCCGCCTTCTTCGTCTTCAT GTCTGAGTTCAGGCAGCAGTACAACGCGGAGAACCCCAACAACAAGAGCGTCGCCAAC GTGAGCAAGGCGGCGGGTGAGAAGTGGAGAGCTATGTCTGATAAG GACAAAGCACCTTATGTGGAAAAGGCTGAACAGAAGAAGAAGGACTATGAGAAGACCAAAGCCACCTTTGATAACAAG GAGAGTGCGACTTCCAAGAAGGCCAAGACTCAGAACGATGAGGAGGTCAAatctgaggtcgaagatgagggtagCGATGAG GAAAATGAGGACGATGATGAGTAA